One Parageobacillus sp. KH3-4 genomic region harbors:
- a CDS encoding fumarylacetoacetate hydrolase family protein, with translation MKIINYRHGDAVRAGCIVGENVVDLNKAYVQLLKAKGYPRAEQLAAALVPSNTIELIEGGEKSLEEAYKAADFALENGMTIHRADAKIEAPVLKPNKIICVGHNYREHILEMKRELPEYPVIFAKFNNTIIGPEDDIPLPPITKQLDYEAEFAFVIGKRARNVSQTDALDYVAGYTIVNDVTARDLQRRTLQWLQGKTLDGSAPMGPWLVTKDEIPDPHALEIVLTVNGEERQRSNTKNLVFNVHYLVEFLSHIMTLEPGDVVCTGTPGGVGIARNPQVFLQDGDVVRIEVEKIGVLENRIKAVSNTVEVG, from the coding sequence ATGAAAATTATTAACTATCGACACGGAGATGCGGTTCGGGCAGGCTGTATCGTCGGGGAAAACGTAGTGGATCTCAACAAGGCGTATGTTCAGTTATTGAAAGCAAAAGGCTATCCGCGAGCAGAACAATTGGCAGCGGCGTTAGTTCCATCCAATACGATAGAACTGATAGAAGGTGGCGAAAAGAGTTTAGAGGAAGCGTACAAAGCGGCCGATTTCGCCTTGGAGAATGGCATGACCATCCACCGTGCTGATGCCAAAATCGAAGCGCCTGTATTAAAGCCAAATAAAATCATTTGCGTAGGCCATAACTACAGGGAACACATTTTGGAAATGAAACGGGAATTGCCAGAGTATCCAGTGATTTTCGCTAAATTTAACAATACCATTATCGGCCCGGAAGATGACATTCCGCTTCCGCCGATTACGAAGCAGCTTGACTATGAAGCAGAATTTGCGTTTGTGATTGGGAAACGGGCGCGCAATGTATCGCAAACCGATGCGTTAGATTATGTGGCGGGGTATACGATCGTCAATGACGTAACGGCAAGGGATTTGCAGCGCAGAACGCTGCAATGGCTGCAAGGAAAGACACTGGATGGCAGCGCACCAATGGGACCATGGCTGGTGACGAAAGATGAAATTCCTGATCCTCATGCTTTAGAGATTGTGTTGACGGTGAATGGGGAAGAACGGCAGCGTTCGAATACAAAAAATCTTGTCTTTAATGTTCATTATCTCGTGGAATTTTTATCTCATATTATGACACTTGAACCTGGCGATGTAGTATGTACTGGAACCCCTGGTGGAGTTGGAATAGCTCGGAACCCGCAAGTATTTTTGCAAGATGGGGATGTGGTGCGGATTGAAGTAGAAAAGATAGGAGTTCTTGAAAATCGTATTAAAGCAGTATCGAACACCGTGGAGGTGGGATGA
- a CDS encoding DinB family protein yields the protein MSKIQQYQEEMNQSIDEIIQKAKTLPEEVIRWKPSAEEWSIMEILCHVEEVIGYWTRELVRVIQAGGTEWGRGLQDEARLAAVRQADQRAVSDVIKGIEQARQFANEQFASLSDADLALEAPHRNPKFGVKPMTFLVEHFITEHLANHNKQIERNLKKYESQQKA from the coding sequence ATGTCAAAAATTCAACAATACCAGGAAGAAATGAATCAATCGATTGATGAGATAATTCAGAAAGCAAAAACATTGCCAGAAGAGGTGATTCGCTGGAAACCATCCGCCGAGGAATGGTCGATTATGGAGATACTTTGCCATGTGGAAGAAGTGATTGGTTATTGGACAAGAGAGCTTGTCCGTGTCATTCAAGCGGGTGGTACAGAATGGGGAAGAGGTTTGCAAGATGAAGCAAGATTAGCAGCGGTCCGCCAAGCGGATCAACGCGCTGTTTCCGATGTCATTAAAGGAATCGAACAAGCAAGACAGTTTGCCAATGAACAGTTTGCTTCGTTAAGTGACGCGGATTTAGCGTTAGAAGCACCGCACCGCAATCCAAAATTTGGAGTAAAACCGATGACTTTTTTAGTCGAACATTTTATTACTGAACATTTAGCAAACCACAATAAACAGATCGAAAGAAACTTAAAAAAATATGAGTCGCAACAAAAAGCGTGA